In Halobacteriovorax marinus SJ, the following proteins share a genomic window:
- the ligA gene encoding NAD-dependent DNA ligase LigA, protein MSNKRIQELEKEIEHHKVLYYKGQTEIPDHEYDKLEDELRELSPDSPILKMVGSVVTAEDKVKHDEKMLSLAKTYKEDELATWMDGREAISMYKIDGMSCSLIYENGNLVLAKTRGDGTFGENITSKALWIDTIPNTIKEEKRIEVRGEIYCDEEHFFSLSDDMVALGLEKPTSQRNIVAGIISRKDHLQLSKKLTFKAFELLGDISVQTEVEKVKYLEAQGFETLEYTLHKDAKSLSKTIDEAKDFMAEGDYLIDGIVFSFNDQKWHRELGETAHHPRYKMAFKFQGESRETVIENILWQVSRNGILTPVANVKPVELSGAKISRVTLHNFGLVKQFELKQGDRIEIIRSGEVIPKFLEVVESSDEEFSYPKTCPSCDEEIEVVDIRLICRNSECPAIVKESILNYIQKIGIDDLSSKRLEELIRAKLVLKISDLYKLNMESLLTLDKVKEKLATKLLGAIEKSKTVDLVTFLSALGISGGAYNKCEKVVFAGHDSLEKVKSLTPDKLILIDGFAKKSADDFYLSLSEKFPLIEELESVGFSFEEVIKVETKVSNKKICITGSLSEKRSVIESKIRDASGIVVSSVSKNTDILVTNDQSSGSSKLKKAKDLGILIITEEELISMISS, encoded by the coding sequence CTGAGGATAAGGTAAAGCATGATGAGAAAATGCTAAGCCTTGCAAAGACTTATAAAGAAGACGAGCTGGCAACTTGGATGGATGGAAGAGAAGCCATTTCAATGTATAAAATTGATGGAATGAGTTGCTCGTTAATTTATGAAAATGGAAACTTAGTCTTAGCAAAGACCCGTGGAGATGGGACATTTGGTGAGAATATTACAAGTAAGGCCCTGTGGATAGATACAATCCCAAATACTATTAAAGAAGAAAAGCGAATAGAAGTTCGCGGTGAAATTTACTGTGATGAAGAACACTTCTTTAGTTTGTCAGACGATATGGTTGCTCTAGGTTTAGAGAAGCCAACATCTCAAAGAAATATTGTCGCAGGTATTATTTCTAGAAAAGATCATCTTCAACTTTCTAAGAAATTAACTTTTAAGGCCTTCGAGCTATTGGGTGATATTTCTGTTCAGACAGAGGTAGAGAAGGTTAAGTATCTTGAGGCGCAAGGTTTTGAAACACTAGAATACACTCTACATAAAGATGCGAAGTCTCTATCTAAGACAATCGATGAAGCCAAAGACTTTATGGCCGAGGGTGATTACTTAATAGATGGAATTGTCTTTAGTTTTAATGATCAGAAGTGGCATAGAGAGCTTGGAGAAACCGCTCACCATCCTAGGTATAAGATGGCGTTTAAGTTTCAGGGTGAATCAAGAGAAACTGTTATAGAGAATATCCTGTGGCAAGTTTCGAGAAATGGTATTCTTACTCCTGTGGCGAATGTGAAACCTGTAGAGTTAAGTGGAGCCAAAATCTCAAGAGTTACTCTTCATAATTTTGGTCTCGTTAAGCAATTTGAATTAAAACAGGGTGATCGAATTGAAATAATTCGCTCTGGTGAAGTTATTCCAAAGTTTTTAGAGGTGGTTGAAAGCTCGGATGAGGAATTCTCCTACCCAAAGACATGTCCATCGTGTGATGAAGAAATTGAAGTTGTAGACATTAGACTTATTTGTAGAAATAGTGAATGTCCTGCAATCGTAAAAGAAAGTATTTTAAATTATATTCAAAAAATTGGAATTGATGATCTAAGTTCTAAAAGACTTGAAGAGTTGATAAGGGCCAAGCTCGTATTAAAAATATCTGATCTTTATAAGTTAAATATGGAGTCTCTTCTTACACTAGATAAAGTTAAGGAGAAATTGGCGACTAAATTATTAGGAGCTATCGAAAAGAGTAAGACAGTTGATTTGGTCACCTTTCTTTCCGCTCTTGGTATAAGTGGTGGAGCCTATAATAAATGTGAGAAAGTTGTTTTTGCAGGTCATGATAGCTTGGAAAAGGTAAAGTCTCTTACGCCAGATAAGTTGATTCTAATTGATGGGTTTGCAAAGAAGTCTGCCGATGACTTTTATCTTTCTTTGAGTGAGAAATTTCCTTTAATAGAAGAGCTAGAGTCTGTTGGTTTTAGTTTTGAAGAAGTGATTAAAGTTGAAACAAAAGTTTCTAATAAGAAAATTTGTATAACTGGTTCTTTATCAGAGAAGAGATCAGTAATTGAATCTAAGATAAGAGATGCAAGTGGAATTGTTGTAAGCTCTGTGAGCAAGAATACAGATATACTTGTTACGAATGATCAAAGTAGTGGCTCAAGTAAATTGAAAAAAGCGAAGGATTTGGGGATTCTAATTATTACAGAGGAAGAGCTAATCTCAATGATTAGCTCTTAG
- a CDS encoding phospholipase D-like domain-containing protein produces MKLISIILFTLLSLSSFADTKFYSKFSPHEGAQAFEIIYKEVKESKKYVYATIYSWSDKGITDSFKEALQNGVEVKIILHPSLAKKSSIKKVASELEALGADLKIAKMNMHEKFVLVDDVFVVNSSANMSGGAKNRYSENFIYHSDETVEGKSVLSQFKKEFIILWNSAKDIFTANEGIAEKLNLEALSNSPINSNASLYSSSMNFKIKENKPSSKAYKQGKYYTLSRIGGVKNQTWTVRDIILDNIKNAKSNIYLSLNHFNIREISDALIEAVKRGVDVKLAVDNQEFKTRINNKEMTPQFVSDWKALPGNKSKIAPVRVKYYSHSPSPRHWLLNHHKFIIVDYNESNFEETKLISGSYNLSKTAEHNQFDNMVVYKSVANKALFKSFKEEFDNQWFWNRDSSDKPKKEMIEQFTNLKDGTSIALHMKEAVSLNWKEVLSLRSKVSRAAKGFFRGLYSNKDCLYYDVTKSSFWGCPR; encoded by the coding sequence ATGAAACTAATTTCTATTATTTTATTTACTCTCTTATCCCTATCTAGCTTTGCCGACACCAAGTTCTATTCAAAATTCTCTCCTCATGAAGGAGCACAAGCTTTTGAAATTATTTACAAAGAAGTTAAGGAATCTAAGAAATATGTCTATGCGACAATTTATTCTTGGTCAGACAAGGGTATTACGGACTCTTTTAAAGAGGCCCTCCAAAATGGCGTCGAAGTTAAAATTATTCTACACCCCTCTCTTGCAAAGAAGTCTTCAATCAAAAAAGTTGCAAGTGAGCTTGAGGCATTAGGTGCTGACTTAAAGATTGCAAAAATGAATATGCATGAAAAATTCGTGCTCGTAGATGATGTCTTTGTTGTTAACTCATCTGCAAATATGTCAGGTGGAGCAAAGAATCGCTACAGTGAGAACTTTATTTATCATAGTGATGAAACAGTTGAAGGAAAGTCTGTCTTAAGCCAATTTAAAAAAGAATTTATCATTCTTTGGAACTCTGCAAAAGATATCTTCACTGCAAATGAAGGAATCGCTGAGAAGCTTAACTTAGAAGCACTTAGTAATTCTCCAATCAACTCTAATGCTTCTCTCTACTCAAGTTCTATGAACTTCAAAATTAAAGAGAATAAACCATCATCAAAAGCATACAAGCAGGGTAAGTACTATACATTAAGTCGAATCGGTGGAGTTAAGAATCAAACTTGGACTGTTAGAGATATTATCTTAGATAATATTAAGAATGCTAAAAGTAATATTTATCTTTCACTAAATCACTTCAATATTAGAGAAATTTCTGATGCGCTTATTGAGGCAGTAAAAAGAGGGGTTGATGTTAAGCTCGCAGTTGATAACCAAGAGTTTAAAACTCGAATTAACAATAAAGAAATGACACCTCAATTTGTTAGCGACTGGAAGGCCCTTCCTGGAAACAAAAGTAAGATTGCTCCTGTAAGAGTTAAGTACTACTCTCACTCACCGTCGCCTAGACATTGGCTATTAAACCATCACAAATTTATTATTGTAGATTATAACGAATCAAACTTTGAAGAAACAAAGTTAATCTCTGGCTCATATAATTTAAGTAAGACAGCTGAGCATAACCAATTCGATAATATGGTTGTTTATAAGAGTGTTGCAAACAAGGCCTTGTTTAAGAGCTTCAAAGAAGAGTTCGATAATCAATGGTTTTGGAATAGAGATTCATCAGATAAGCCAAAGAAAGAGATGATCGAGCAATTTACAAATTTGAAAGATGGAACATCTATCGCTCTTCACATGAAAGAAGCTGTTTCATTAAATTGGAAAGAAGTTCTTAGTCTAAGAAGTAAAGTATCTAGAGCCGCTAAAGGATTTTTTAGAGGCCTCTATAGCAATAAAGACTGCCTTTACTACGATGTAACAAAGTCTTCGTTCTGGGGTTGTCCAAGATAA